Proteins found in one Pyrus communis chromosome 15, drPyrComm1.1, whole genome shotgun sequence genomic segment:
- the LOC137718137 gene encoding zinc finger CCCH domain-containing protein 22 has translation MADEEERVLENLLELQLQEQRESLSTINDALASEPKNTELLALHEEIVQAIKDAEEGLLNLKRARLLREADLVLDGSAHVDEGVKVETIDLTETDVEPEPLEDPSYPVGSKCRFRHTDGRWYNGQVIGLEGSDSAKISFLTPTSENMMICKFFLQQRCRFGTNCRLSHGVDVPLSSLRKYIPTIWEQSLVGSNIWAVSDSKTGVWREAELESWDGALGVGKVVFRDDGSSADLGEDAITLSEYAQMSGEEESDSSSDQSDSSDCEDETPQGLGFLESTILQRGIQTETAIFAKWENHTRGIASRMMANMGYLEGTGLGASGQGIIDPISVKVLPPKQSLDHAVKTREGEESKESKESKENQGKKRSRGGKRKREKKFAALARAAKEEEESTPDVFSLINSQLAKHGEALNGKSAKKQQSNGSGEGKKVDRRALVAYDDEVKDLKARVGKLEEMAIRNKNEKVVYDAAMRKLTETRKALAQAEAAQASASNAVVSKEKEKRWLKF, from the exons ATGGCAGACGAGGAAGAGAGGGTTCTGGAGAACCTACTGGAGCTTCAATTGCAAGAGCAAAGAGAATCTCTCTCTACCATTAACGATGCTTTAGCCTCCGAGCCCAAAAATACCGAGCTTCTTGCG CTTCACGAGGAGATTGTTCAGGCGATTAAAGATGCCGAGGAAGGACTGCTGAACCTGAAACGGGCACGGTTATTACGAGAAGCTGATTTAGTGTTAGATGGTTCTGCTCATGTTGATGAGGGTGTTAAGGTGGAGACTATTGATCTAACAGAAACAGATGTTGAGCCAGAGCCGCTGGAGGACCCGAGTTACCCTGTTGGGTCGAAATGTAGGTTCCGTCACACTGATGGACGTTGGTATAATGGTCAGGTTATCGGATTGGAGGGTTCGGATTCTGCAAAGATTTCTTTCCTCACTCCTACATCCGAGAATATGATG aTTTGCAAGTTCTTTCTCCAACAACGATGTCGATTTGGTACCAACTGCCGCTTATCACATG GAGTTGATGTTCCACTTTCCTCACTGAGAAAGTATATCCCGACAATATGGGAGCAGTCACTGGTCGGGTCTAATATTTGGGCAGTATCAGATAGTAAAACTGGTGTGTGGAGGGAAGCTGAACTTGAATCATGGGACGGTGCACTTGGGGTTGGAAAAGTTGTATTCCGAGATGATGGAAGCTCTGCAGATCTTGGGGAGGATGCTATAACATTGTCCGAGTATGCTCAGATGAGTGGTGAAGAAGAAAGTGATTCAAGCTCTGACCAATCTGATTCTAGTGACTGTGAAGACGAAACCCCGCAGGGTTTAGGATTTCTTGAAAGCACAATCCTCCAGAGGGGTATCCAGACAGAAACTGCCATATTTGCAAAGTGGGAGAACCACACCCGGGGCATAGCGTCCAGGATGATGGCCAACATGGGTTACCTTGAAGGAACTGGTCTAGGTGCATCTGGCCAGGGAATTATAGATCCCATCTCCGTGAAGGTCCTTCCGCCAAAGCAATCTCTTGATCATGCTGTCAAAACCCGTGAAGGCGAAGAGAGTAAAGAGAGCAAAGAGAGCAAAGAGAATCAAGGAAAGAAGCGTAGCAGGGGTGGTAAGAGGAAGCGTGAAAAGAAGTTTGCAGCACTGGCAAGAGCagcaaaagaagaagaggaatcaACACCAGATGTCTTTAGTCTTATTAATAGCCAACTTGCAAAGCACGGTGAAGCTTTGAATGGTAAATCAGCGAAGAAGCAGCAGAGCAATGGATCAGGGGAGGGAAAGAAAGTTGATAGGCGGGCTTTGGTTGCTTACGATGATGAAGTGAAGGACTTGAAGGCGCGAGTTGGGAAGCTTGAAGAAATGGCaattagaaacaaaaatgaGAAGGTGGTTTATGATGCTGCGATGAGGAAATTGACGGAGACTCGCAAAGCTTTGGCACAGGCAGAGGCCGCTCAAGCGTCTGCGTCGAATGCGGTTGtcagtaaagaaaaagagaagagatGGCTTAAATTTTAG